In Brachypodium distachyon strain Bd21 chromosome 2, Brachypodium_distachyon_v3.0, whole genome shotgun sequence, one genomic interval encodes:
- the LOC100821289 gene encoding uncharacterized protein LOC100821289, with product MDMLSSHPHEAMLPYVPRPPPSLLVDRRAYKTGAEVAPNCPRCDSPNTKFCYYNNYSLTQPRYFCKGCRRYWTKGGSLRNVPVGGGCRKNRRGKSSSSSSMRSSSASDSSFSGAGRDAGPFGSHRFGSATGSLRPDMVLEGMVGNNPADPGHDMRTAADASTIDLAMLYSKFLNNQQPGNNNAVTPESAGGHVMDDGFDTFSGSSDVLRPGVLAAPGGHFDLSPQDGFGEWSGPLSSAGAAGNPASATSTTTSAMLCTDASVQAALGELNFVMDQSCFDALGLPMPAEDGGASSVGNDLSSWCSIVPSLSTWEEPKYDSLDSFPDDALSLHDHGILAADHDWSADCQGLEALYMP from the coding sequence ATGGACATGTTGTCGTCGCACCCTCACGAGGCCATGCTGCCGTAcgtgccgcggccgccgccgtcgctgctgGTGGACCGGCGGGCGTACAAGACGggcgcggaggtggcgccCAACTGCCCGCGCTGCGACTCGCCCAACACCAAGTTCTGCTACTACAACAACTACAGCCTCACCCAGCCCCGCTACTTCTGCAAGGGCTGCCGCCGCTACTGGACCAAGGGCGGCTCCCTCCGCAACGTCCCCGTCGGGGGCGGCTGCCGCAAGAACCGCCGCGGCAagtcttcttcgtcgtcgtccatgcGGTCGTCCTCCGCGTCCGATTCttccttctccggcgccggccgtgaCGCGGGCCCGTTCGGGAGTCACCGGTTCGGTAGTGCTACCGGCTCGCTCCGGCCGGACATGGTCCTCGAAGGCATGGTCGGCAACAACCCGGCCGACCCCGGCCACGACATGCGCACGGCGGCTGACGCGTCCACCATCGACCTCGCAATGCTCTACTCCAAGTTCCTCAACAACCAGCAGCCGGGAAACAACAACGCCGTCACGCCTGAGTCGGCCGGCGGGCACGTCATGGACGACGGGTTCGACACGTTCAGCGGGTCCAGCGACGTCCTGAGACCGGGCGTCCTGGCCGCGCCGGGCGGGCACTTTGACTTGAGCCCCCAGGACGGGTTCGGCGAATGGTCCGGGCCACTgagcagcgccggcgccgcggggaACCCGGCGAGCGCGACCAGCACTACTACGAGCGCCATGCTGTGCACTGACGCGAGCGTGCAAGCGGCGCTCGGCGAGCTCAACTTCGTCATGGACCAGAGCTGCTTCGACGCGCTGGGGTTGCCGATGCCGgcggaagacggcggcgcttCTTCCGTTGGTAACGACCTCTCCTCGTGGTGCTCGATCGTGCCGAGCCTGTCCACGTGGGAGGAGCCCAAGTACGATTCGCTGGATTCGTTCCCTGACGACGCCCTGAGCCTCCATGATCACGGCATCCTTGCCGCCGATCATGACTGGAGCGCGGATTGCCAAGGATTGGAGGCGCTCTACATGCCTTGA
- the LOC100845674 gene encoding dormancy-associated protein 1, with translation MLDKLWDDVVAGPRPETGLEKLRRVAATQPLAINKDVGGLEASKSMPTTPTTPVTPSSSRGSNVWRSVFHPGSNLATKSIGANLFDRPQPNTPTVYDWLYSDETRTRSNHR, from the exons ATGCTGGATAAGCTGTGGGACGACGTGGTAGCCGGGCCTCGCCCGGAGACGGGCCTCGAAAAGCTCCGCAGGGTCGCCGCCACCCAACCTCTTGCCATCAACAAAG ATGTGGGCGGACTCGAGGCGAGCAAGTCGATGCCGACGACCCCGACCACGCCGGTGACTCCGTCGTCGTCACGCGGCAGCAACGTCTGGCGGAGCGTGTTCCACCCGGGGAGCAACCTGGCAACCAAGAGCATCGGCGCCAACCTCTTCGACCGCCCGCAGCCCAACACCCCCACCGTTTATGACTG GCTTTACAGCGACGAGACCAGGACCAGGAGCAACCACCGCTGA
- the LOC100820988 gene encoding E3 ubiquitin-protein ligase PUB23, whose amino-acid sequence MAAMAPAEVPSYFLCPISLQLMRDPVTLPTGISYDRAAISRWLAAPSPAPARTCPVTREPLAPELQLTPNHTLRRLIVSWIASLSPGKHADVDDEVAAALRPVHREELTSLLSDAGKAHAQVGALKKLGELVAECEDRRAMLESQDGVFDVLSRVLTGASACSTAREEAVGVLASLRIPQQELVRVVSRHGNLVESLTAVLRSPNPRSRAHAVRLVRSLADVAVPAWMIGLDQDLLAEVVRVVRGRDMPARATKAALHALSALCPYGRNRVKIVGAGAVAALVELLLDEPERRVCELALAVLDRLCTCAEGRAELVAHAAGVAVVGKKVLRVSEAATERAVRVLRSVARHAATPAVLQEMAQAGVVGKLCLAMRSELCGVKTKEKAHEVLKLHSRVWRSSPCLSPKFLALYPS is encoded by the coding sequence ATGGCAGCAATGGCGCCAGCCGAGGTGCCGTCCTACTTCCTCTGCCCGATCTCGCTGCAGCTGATGCGCGACCCGGTCACGCTCCCCACCGGCATCTCCTACGACCGCGCCGCCATCTCGCGCTGGCTCGCCGCGccctcgcccgcgcccgcgcgcacCTGCCCCGTCACGCGCGAGCCGCTCGCGCCGGAGCTGCAGCTCACGCCCAACCACACCCTCCGCCGCCTCATCGTCTCGTGGATCGCGTCCCTCTCCCCCGGTAAGCACGCcgacgtggacgacgaggtggCCGCCGCGCTGCGACCCGTGCACCGCGAGGAGCTCACTTCGCTGCTGTCCGACGCCGGCAAGGCCCACGCCCAGGTCGGAGCGCTGAAGAAGCTCGGGGAGCTGGTGGCCGAGTGCGAGGACAGGAGAGCGATGCTGGAATCCCAGGACGGGGTGTTCGACGTGCTGTCCCGCGTCCTGACGGGCGCCAGCGCTTGCTCCAcggcgcgggaggaggccgtcggGGTCCTCGCCTCGCTCCGGATCCCTCAGCAGGAACTCGTCCGCGTCGTCTCCAGGCACGGCAACCTGGTCGAGTCCCTCACCGCCGTGCTCCGCTCCCCGAACCCCAGGTCACGAGCACACGCCGTGCGGCTCGTGAGGTCCCTGGCCGACGTGGCCGTGCCGGCCTGGATGATCGGGCTCGACCAGGACCTTCTCGCCGAGGTGGTCCGCGTGGTCCGCGGCCGGGACATGCCGGCGCGCGCGACCAAGGCGGCGCTCCACGCGCTCTCCGCGCTGTGCCCGTACGGCAGGAACCGCGTCAAGATCGTGGGCGCCGgggccgtggcggcgctcgtggagctgctgctggacGAGCCCGAGAGGCGCGTGTGCGAGCTCGCGCTGGCCGTGCTGGACCGGCTGTGCACGTGCGCCGAGGGCCGCGCCGAGCTGGTGGCGCACGCGGCGGGCGTGGCCGTGGTGGGGAAGAAGGTGCTCCGGGTGTCCGAGGCGGCGACCGAGCGGGCGGTGCGCGTGCTCCGCTCCGTGGCGCGGCACGCGGCCACGCCCGCCGTGCTGCAGGAGATGGCGCAGGCGGGAGTCGTGGGCAAGCTGTGCCTGGCGATGCGGTCGGAGCTGTGCGGGGTCAAGACCAAGGAGAAGGCGCACGAGGTGCTCAAGCTGCACTCCAGGGTCTGGAGGAGCTCGCCCTGCCTGTCTCCCAAGTTCTTGGCGCTCTACCCGTCGTGA
- the LOC100846796 gene encoding putative UDP-rhamnose:rhamnosyltransferase 1, with protein MDTMSGGMHVVMLPWLAFGHILPFTEFAKRVARQGHRVTLFSTPRNTRRLIDIPEGLAARIRVVDITLPRVERLPEHAEASFDLPSDDLRPCLRRAYDAAFQRELSRLLHEDQTPRPDWVLIDYAAYWAPEVAARHGVPCAFLSLFGAAALGFFGTPDALTGTGEHAKTEPAHFTVVPEYVPFPTTVCYRGYEAREMFEPGMVPDDSGVSEGYRFAKSIEGSQLVGIRSSVEIEPEWLQLLGQLYQKPVIPVGLFPPPPQQNISGHEETLRWLDGHAPSTVVYAAFGSEAKLTSAQLRRIALGLEQSGLPFVWAFREPADGADGCCLPEGFEERVEGRGLVCRGWVPQVRFLAHGSVGGFLTHAGWNSIAEGLARGVRLVLLPLIFEQGLNARHLVDKKVGVEVARDEQDGSFAAQDIAAALRKVMVDDEGEVSGAKVRELAQVFGDDEVNDQCVRDFLSHLSEYSRKKKDNAIAV; from the coding sequence ATGGACACTATGAGCGGCGGCATGCACGTCGTGATGCTGCCATGGCTGGCCTTCGGCCACATACTCCCCTTCACCGAGTTCGCCAAGCGCGTGGCCCGGCAGGGCCACCGGGTCACCCTCTTCTCCACGCCGCGGAACACGCGCCGTCTCATCGACATCCCCGAGGGCCTCGCCGCCCGCATCCGCGTCGTGGACATCACGCTGCCGCGCGTCGAGCGCCTGCCGGAGCACGCCGAGGCGAGCTTCGACCTCCCTTCCGACGACCTCCGCCCGTGCCTCCGGCGCGCCTACGACGCCGCCTTCCAGCGCGAGCTCTCGCGCCTGCTCCACGAGGATCAGACTCCGCGGCCAGACTGGGTGCTCATCGACTACGCGGCGTACTGGGCTCCCGAGGTCGCGGCGAGGCACGGCGTGCCGTGCGCGTTCCTCAGCCTGTTCGGTGCCGCGGCGCTGGGCTTCTTCGGCACCCCGGACGCGCTCACGGGCACCGGGGAGCACGCCAAGACGGAGCCGGCCCACTTCACGGTCGTCCCGGAATACGTCCCCTTCCCGACCACCGTGTGCTACCGCGGGTACGAGGCGCGCGAGATGTTCGAGCCGGGAATGGTGCCCGACGACTCCGGCGTGTCGGAGGGCTACCGGTTCGCCAAGTCCATCGAGGGCTCCCAGCTCGTGGGCATCAGGAGTAGCGTGGAGATCGAGCCGGAgtggctgcagctgctcggcCAGCTCTACCAGAAACCCGTGATCCCGGTCGGCCTcttccctcctccgccacAGCAAAACATCTCCGGCCACGAGGAGACGCTGCGTTGGCTGGACGGGCACGCGCCGAGCACCGTCGTGTACGCGGCCTTCGGCAGCGAGGCGAAGCTGACGAGCGCGCAGCTGCGGAGAATCGCGCTGGGTTTGGAGCAGTCCGGGCTGCCGTTCGTCTGGGCATTCAGGGAGCCGGCGGACGGCGCGGACGGGTGCTGCTTACCGGAAGGGTTCGAGGAGCGAGTCGAGGGGCGCGGGCTCGTGTGCCGAGGCTGGGTGCCGCAGGTGAGGTTCCTGGCACACGGATCGGTGGGCGGGTTCTTGACGCACGCCGGGTGGAACTCCATCGCCGAGGGCCTCGCGCGGGGCGTCAGGCTCGTGCTGCTACCGCTCATCTTCGAGCAGGGCCTCAACGCCAGGCATCTGGTGGACAAGAAGGTCGGCGTCGAGGTGGCGCGGGACGAACAGGACGGGTCCTTCGCGGCCCAAGACATCGCCGCGGCTCTGAGGAAGGTCATGGTGGATGACGAAGGCGAGGTGTCCGGGGCTAAGGTCAGGGAGCTCGCCCAAGTGTTCGGAGATGACGAGGTGAATGATCAGTGCGTGCGAGATTTTCTCAGTCACCTGTCGGAGTACagcagaaagaagaaggataATGCCATTGCAGTGTAG
- the LOC100845980 gene encoding uricase, with the protein MAERFDLQSRHGKSRVRVSRVWRRPAAAGGHLFVEWSVAVSVVSDCLPSYTSDDNSAIVATDSIKNTVYVKAKECTEVVSMEEFAVILGRHFTSLYPQVSEASVSIVERPWERVVVDGKPHSHGFKLGAEKHSTEVTVKKSGSLLINSGILGYSLLKTTQSGFEGFVRDRYTLLPETRERIVATEVTAWWRYPFEHISQLPSKPFCFTQRYQDVKKVLADTFFGPPDVGVYSPSVQNTLYLMAKEVLTRFPDISSVQLRMPNLHFLPVNLSGKENPGLVKFADDVYMPTDEPHGTIEATLSRANSKL; encoded by the exons atggccgagCGCTTCGACCTCCAGAGCAGGCACGGCAAGTCCCGCGTCCGCGTGTCCCGCGTGtggcgccgccccgccgcggccggcggccaccTCTTCGTCGAGTGGAGTGTCGCCGTGAGCGTCGTCTCCGACTGCCTCCCCTCCTACACCTCCGACGACAACTCCGCCATCGTCGCCACCGATTCAATCAAGAACACC GTGTATGTGAAGGCCAAGGAGTGCACGGAGGTTGTCTCCATGGAGGAATTCGCGGTTATCCTTGGAAGGCATTTCACCTCCTTGTACCCTCAG GTCTCAGAGGCTTCGGTGTCAATCGTGgagcgcccatgggagcgtgtGGTTGTCGATGGGAAACCTCATTCACATG GGTTCAAACTTGGTGCTGAAAAGCACAGCACAGAGGTCACCGTGAAGAAGTCTGGAAGCCTGCTTATAAATTCTGGGATACTAGGGTACTCACTGTTAAAGACCACTCAG TCTGGATTTGAAGGATTCGTGAGGGACCGCTACACACTTCTTCCAGAAACAAGAGAAAGAATTGTAGCAACAGAAGTAACTGCTTGGTGGAG GTATCCATTCGAACATATTTCCCAGCTCCCATCAAAGCCATTTTGCTTCACACAAAGATACCAGGATGTAAAGAAAGTTCTCGCAGACACATTCTTTGGTCCTCCTGACGTTGGAGTGTATAGTCCATCGGTGCAGAATACATTATACCTCATGGCTAAAGAAGTTCTTACCAG GTTCCCAGACATATCATCTGTTCAGCTTAGGATGCCGAACCTCCACTTTCTACCTGTGAACTTATCAGGCAAAGAAAATCCAGGATTGGTGAAG tTTGCTGATGATGTGTACATGcccactgatgaaccacatGGAACCATTGAAGCAACGTTGAGCCGTGCCAACTCAAAGttgtaa